A region from the Malus domestica chromosome 07, GDT2T_hap1 genome encodes:
- the LOC103444401 gene encoding aspartic proteinase CDR1-like, with the protein MGAIHSLFTIAFAIIFLPFLSLTEDDDHHHGIGFSLELIHRDSPSSPLYNPAESHWQRVSNALQRSHHRVTNDFGRKGSGLRASSPIAEARLIYVAGEYLVNISIGIPPKTLIGIVDTGSDLTWTQCKPCKDCFKQKIPIFDPNSSSTYEPLSCLSKQCHLLIEGTCSNDKFCYYNYTYGDNSYTSGNLSVDTVTLASRTAGKAAVSIPNTIFGCGHDNGGIFSGTETGIVGLGSGAVSLISQIGNVVGRKSFSYCLVPSYELQFHSNLHSKQSSQSEIPSKMYFGGKVSGRDVVSTPFLSNGSQTYYYLELQGISVGDDYLKLQVSSRQSFKGNMIIDSGTTITTLPTKLYQSFETAIRKAIHLEVTKDPTGILRLCYKTKPEIDAPIVTVHFRGADVKLKSVNTFVRVREDVVCLAFSPTNDVGIYGNVAQMNFLVGFDLQERTLSFKATNCGTG; encoded by the coding sequence ATGGGAGCTATTCACTCACTTTTCACCATTGCATTTGCCATTATTTTCCTCCCATTTCTCTCGCTCACAGAAGATGATGACCATCACCACGGAATCGGCTTTAGCCTCGAACTGATCCACCGCGATTCACCATCATCTCCATTGTACAATCCGGCGGAGTCTCATTGGCAACGCGTAAGCAACGCCTTGCAACGCTCGCATCACCGTGTGACCAACGATTTTGGCAGAAAAGGTTCAGGACTACGCGCTTCGAGTCCTATAGCGGAAGCCCGTTTAATCTATGTTGCGGGAGAGTATTTGGTGAACATATCGATTGGGATACCGCCCAAAACTTTGATCGGCATTGTGGACACCGGCAGCGATCTTACGTGGACGCAATGCAAGCCGTGTAAGGACTGTTTCAAGCAAAAAATCCCCATCTTTGATCCCAATTCTTCTTCAACATATGAGCCCCTTTCTTGTTTGTCCAAACAGTGCCATTTGCTAATTGAAGGAACTTGctcaaacgataaattttgcTATTACAATTATACGTATGGGGACAATTCCTACACCTCTGGAAATCTGTCCGTGGACACTGTTACATTGGCTTCCAGAACCGCAGGCAAGGCCGCCGTATCAATCCCCAACACCATATTTGGATGTGGACACGACAACGGAGGAATCTTCAGCGGGACTGAGACAGGCATAGTCGGACTTGGAAGCGGAGCTGTGTCGCTTATATCCCAAATCGGAAATGTGGTTGGTAGGAAATCTTTCTCTTACTGCTTGGTGCCGAGTTACGAACTacaatttcattcaaatttgCACTCTAAGCAAAGTAGTCAAAGTGAAATCCCAAGCAAGATGTACTTTGGTGGTAAAGTTTCAGGCCGTGATGTGGTCTCAACTCCTTTCCTGTCGAACGGTTCGCAAACCTATTACTACCTTGAGCTACAAGGCATCAGCGTCGGAGACGACTATCTAAAGCTTCAAGTTTCCAGTCGTCAAAGTTTTAAGGGCAACATGATCATAGACTCCGGGACTACTATAACAACTTTGCCTACAAAGCTTTATCAAAGTTTCGAAACGGCAATTAGAAAGGCAATTCATCTGGAGGTGACGAAAGATCCAACCGGCATTCTACGGCTCTGCTACAAGACTAAACCGGAAATCGACGCTCCCATTGTTACCGTCCATTTCCGTGGTGCAGACGTGAAGTTAAAGTCCGTCAACACTTTCGTTAGGGTTAGGGAAGATGTTGTGTGTCTTGCATTTTCCCCGACCAACGATGTGGGGATCTATGGGAATGTGGCACAAATGAACTTCTTGGTAGGATTTGACCTCCAAGAAAGGACGTTGTCCTTCAAGGCAACCAATTGCGGTACGGGGTAA
- the LOC103438917 gene encoding aspartic proteinase CDR1-like → MAAYHSLAFVSLSTTTLLFILWASSFSLVSALNGGFSVDLIHRDSPKSPFYNPSLTPAERLRHAFRRSINRINHFNPTASSLSQQAGPNQPEATIISDNGEYLLELSIGTPPFPIKGIADTGSDLIWTQCNPCVSCYKQKDPLFEPEKSSTYKALSCSSSQCNSLNGTCSSESSSNCQYEVTYGDQSYSYGDFARETLTLESTTGRNISFPKTLIGCGFDNKFTAGRGSASGIVGLGGGSESLITQLGSSIGGKFSHCLVPLGSETTSKLNFGSNAVVTGAGVVSTPIVQGQDPKTFYFLTLEGISVGNTRIPSNSSAFSSGEGNIIIDSGTTLTLLPPSVYSDLEAEVDKAVGSLERVRLPGVPLNLCYKISESSSDDFNPPTITVHFSGGDLKLPPTNTFIRVSEEAVCFAFSASPGVSIFGNLSQMNFLVGYDTKEGTVSFKPTDCTKQQ, encoded by the coding sequence ATGGCAGCTTATCATTCTCTCGCCTTCGTTTCATTGTCAACAACTACATTGCTTTTTATTCTTTGGGCCTCTAGTTTCTCTTTGGTCTCAGCTCTCAATGGTGGCTTCAGTGTGGACCTCATTCACCGTGACTCACCAAAATCTCCCTTCTACAACCCTTCACTAACCCCAGCTGAGCGTCTGCGCCACGCCTTTCGGCGTTCCATTAACCGAATCAATCACTTCAACCCAACAGCTTCTTCACTCTCTCAGCAGGCTGGTCCTAACCAACCTGAGGCCACTATCATCAGCGATAATGGTGAGTACCTCTTGGAGTTATCTATCGGAACACCGCCCTTTCCAATCAAAGGAATTGCTGACACAGGTAGTGATCTAATTTGGACCCAATGCAACCCTTGCGTAAGTTGTTACAAACAAAAAGATCCTCTTTTTGAACCCGAAAAATCCTCAACCTACAAAGCCCTTTCTTGCTCTTCAAGCCAATGTAATTCTCTAAATGGTACTTGCTCAAGTGAGAGTTCTAGCAACTGCCAGTACGAAGTCACCTATGGAGACCAATCATACAGCTATGGAGATTTTGCCagagaaaccctaaccctagaatCCACCACTGGCAGAAATATATCAttccccaaaaccctaattggATGTGGGTTTGACAATAAATTTACCGCTGGTAGAGGTAGCGCATCCGGCATAGTAGGCCTTGGAGGTGGCTCAGAGTCCCTAATTACCCAATTGGGTTCTTCTATTGGTGGAAAATTCTCCCATTGCTTGGTCCCATTGGGTTCCGAAACCACAAGCAAGTTGAATTTTGGTAGCAACGCTGTCGTTACAGGCGCTGGAGTTGTGTCCACTCCTATAGTCCAGGGCCAAGATCCTAAAACCTTCTACTTCTTGACCTTGGAAGGTATAAGTGTTGGTAACACAAGAATTCCTTCTAATTCATCAGCTTTCTCCTCAGGTGAAGGCAACATTATTATCGATTCTGGCACCACATTGACCTTACTTCCACCATCGGTGTACTCGGATTTGGAAGCAGAGGTTGATAAAGCTGTTGGTAGTTTGGAACGTGTGCGACTCCCCGGCGTTCCTTTGAATCTTTGCTACAAGATTAGTGAATCCAGTTCTGATGATTTCAATCCACCAACCATCACCGTGCATTTCAGCGGTGGCGATTTGAAGTTGCCTCCGACTAACACCTTTATTAGGGTCAGTGAGGAGGCTGTGTGCTTTGCTTTCAGTGCTTCGCCAGGTGTTTCAATCTTTGGGAACCTATCACAGATGAACTTCTTGGTCGGATATGATACTAAGGAGGGGACTGTTTCCTTCAAGCCAACTGACTGCACCAAGCAGCAGTAA
- the LOC103438897 gene encoding AUGMIN subunit 7 → MAARQMEEIQRKLALLNYPRATAAAQSLLFAGMERYALLEWLFFRLLGDKSPFSQQKLQGDANEETARIQYLAEIAKFLGITTTIDTEAIQGRGSYEDRTEMLRLIVDLVEASIYADNQEWSTDEQVAKDIQLIDSIAEKQAQIFSEECKLFPADVQIQSIYPLPDVSELEKKLSEQSKIFLSLQQKVDDLASKHAYNPDEDYAEVESRLRAHLESFLETAKSFNTIYTKEIRPWTHMMEVPQLHGFGPAANRLLEAYKMLLKFLGNLRNLRDSYAALAVGSSDSVAGEPSSVTRIISECESALTFLNRDLGILSASIAREQGEEVSL, encoded by the exons ATGGCAGCAAGACAAATGGAAGAGATACAGAGGAAGCTGGCGCTTCTGAATTATCCTAGAGCCACTGCGGCTGCTCAGTCCCTCCTCTTCGCCGGCATGGAGCGCTACGCCCTTCTCGAGTGGCTCTTCTTCCG CTTGCTGGGGGACAAGTCGCCATTCtctcaacaaaagcttcaaggGGACGCCAACGAAGAGACCGCTCGAATCCAGT ATTTGGCAGAGATTGCAAAGTTTTTGGGTATTACTACTACTATTGACACAGAAGCCATCCAA GGTCGAGGAAGCTATGAAGATCGCACTGAAATGCTTCGTCTAATTGTAGATCTTGTGGAGGCGAGTATTTATGCTGATAATCAAGAATGGAG TACCGATGAGCAGGTAGCAAAGGACATACAACTAATTGATTCCATAGCTGAAAAACAAGCTCAAATATTCTCCGAGGAGTGCAAATTGTTCCCTGCAGATGTTCAGATTCAGTCCATATATCCATT GCCTGATGTTTCTGAACTGGAGAAAAAGCTTTCAGAACAATCAAAGATATTCTTAAGTCTTCAACAGAAGGTTGACGATTTGGCTTCAAAG CATGCTTACAACCCAGATGAGGATTATGCAGAGGTGGAATCAAGATTGCGTGCACATTTGGAGTCTTTTCTGGAAACTGCAAAATCATTCAATACGATTTACACTAAG GAAATACGTCCCTGGACACATATGATGGAGGTACCCCAGCTCCATGGATTTGGGCCGGCTGCCAATCGATTGTTGGAGGCATACAAGATGCTTTTGAAG TTCCTGGGGAACTTGAGGAATCTTAGAGACTCATACGCAGCTCTTGCTGTTGGATCGTCTGACTCAGTTGCTGGCGAGCCCTCATCTGTCACAAGAATAATCTCTGAGTGTGAATCTGCGTTGACGTTCCTAAATCGCGACCTGGGGATTCTCTCAGCTTCCATTGCTCGCGAGCAAGGTGAGGAGGtgagtttatga